gcgccgactgaaaaggcgtcgaagcaaccccgagcggccccgTCAAAACCGGCGAAagccctaccgaagatgaggatggagattccgactgtctCTGGGTAACGGTCATAATCAATGTTTTTCATTCTTGGTCGATTCGATCGCTGACCGACTGATATTTGTAAATCATAGTGCTGCTACTTCCGagacttcagccaggcatgaggatcaagaaatggaagatgctgtgACTTCTCAGCCTGGTATGATCTGCGCGGTTTCTCTTTCggtcgattgaatctttatttttgatTTTGAACTTTTTCTGCAGCTCTGCCTAACGTTGTCATCAATCTTCCTGACAATGACGACGAAGCGCctctgaggcagaggaggagcaggaaggcgactgtTGGCAAGGCTGCGCAGGTTATGTCAGCACCTGGACCACATATTCCCGAGGGGGGCAatgttgctcgggctaccgtgtcctttgcggagccgttgacggttgcccgcccttcgtcgtggagtgctgacccgccttctctcttctccacctaccacgtcctggaggaccaagcaagcgctgctaaggaagccatacgccaggccggaattatgatggagcaggtgaaggcgatccgaaccgccagccaagcagcttatgacgcgagctcagctctccagagcaatgtccaggttagttgaacaccgactgaaaatcttgatatttgtcatgcacccactgggtgtgtcaattctacagtggactgctggcagtcgactatagtctttgtgTCTTGAGATTTCTCGCTCTACTTGTTCCACTCGACCATGGTCTAGTGGAACAAttaaactggtgggggcacgctgagtgcacccactgggtgtagtccccgagaccatggtcgattGCTGGCAATCGGCTATGGTCTGAAAATTTCTCCCTTGTTTTTTTTAACAGTCAACTGCttccggtcgactggtcgactctgagtctagctgataaaacttgtgggggcacgctgagtgcacccactgggtgtagtccctgagactacagttgaatgtttagattcatatgtagtcttagaaatagtacgattttttcctttagtcactcggaagtgatctgtcgtttgatgtttgtcgactgaactttcatagtaatcttgtgaccttgtttctcgttataccgaattggagaacaagtatatccagcttgagcttgaccaaaagcttgtccaagagaacttcacgaaggtgaaggaggaggcaaaaggtatgttcggtgagaatcttgacgactgtcctcCCCTCTTGCCTGTCTCCGaatctgatcttattgtgattttcgcagaaaaactgagggatgctctgaagaagaaggatcttgaccttgccgaggcgcagaaaacGGCCGCAGACAAGACTaggcttgcagaagagaagttggcttccatcaacaaacttgaagaagaaaatactaatctgaaagctgctcttgacgtggccaaccaagaagtcactcgactgaagaatgccaatatggtcctggACGACAAAGCTGGTGAACTGGCAGGAAAAAAGAATGACTTGGagctttatctgggaggactcgccaaaaagatgttcctcatgctcgaaggtaacctcttATCTCTGATTGGTAGTTACTGACTGGCTGTAGGGCATTAGCTTATTCTTGCATcatgtccacagaattctgccaaaactttgaagaggagactagtcgagtggaaactggtttggatcccatcaattctccggtgaaggacgaaactgctatgaacgtgctccgcctcgagtcccgcattgctgcagtggtcgattaccttgcaagactgaaggccgcTGTATCGTGCATCGACACATCGCTCCGGCCAGAagaaacacttcagaacgaccttgagtcgctgatgactcgactgaccgagattccgagtcgagtgcaagagtggaagaagtcttatgccaggtgcggtgctgacgtcgctctgtccttggtccgcgtccactgcaaagaagcaagagaagacaagctggtgtctctcaaggtggccaacactaggcagcatgacttccgttctttcatggagaccttcatcgcggctgctactcggatcgcagatgggatcgacctggacgagtttgttgcgccttccagccctccgcaggaggggtaaaaaacttttatgctcgatgatttgaatttgcctcggaatgccgggtgatttttgtaaccgccaaactttaacaggcttgatgcctgagcacttttgGGTCCGTAGGACGTTATCCAAACTTGATTTGCCGTTTGAAATACGTTTGCTTCTTTCGGATAACCGTCTTCTTTGGGTTGGAATATATGCTAGCATCTgaaatgctcttttgcaggtaggagtgaagcacaaattgcagtcgacttgtgctcgtcatgtttgggcaagtgcttggttgcaaccaagcctccgagtgagaagcTTGTTCTCCACTCAGAAggatttagaaacttaggcgagcactgagctgtaactaagcccccgagtgggaggtttgctctccactcggcaagATTTTTAGAAACTAAGGCgagcactgagctacagctaagtccccgagtgggaggtttgctctccactcggcaggattttagaaacttaggcgagcaccgggctgcagctaagcccccgagtgggaggtttgctctccactcggcaggtttttagaaacttaggcgagcactgagctgcagctaagcccccgagtgggaggtttgctctccactcggcaggattttggaaacttaggcaagcaccgggctgcagctaagcctccgagtgggaggtttgctctccactcggcgggattttagaaacttaggcgagcactgagctgcagctaagcccccgagtgggaggtttgctctccactcggcaggatttttagaaacttaggcgagcactgggctgcagctaagcccccgagtgggaggtttgctctccactcggcaggatttttgtGGCGCGGTTttggaggagaaggtagcagtcgacctacgcttcgtcctccttgcgggacgcacgttgtgtttgtgatgtagctcggaaggaggaagcgggggtcgacctgcgcctcgtccttcTTGCGAAGCGTACAATGTTTTTTATTCTTAGGCGAACAcaaggttgcagctaagcctccgagtggaaggctagctcaccactcggtaggattttcaaaaaacttaggcgagcactgggctgtagctaagcccccgagtggaaggctggctcaccactcggtaagattttgtttacttaggtgagtacttggactgcagctaaacctcTGAGTgcgaggctggctcaccactcggtaggattttgttttaacttaggcgaaatggatttgcagctaagcctccgagtgggaggctggcttaccactcggtaagattttttacaagcttaggcgaaacgggttcgcagctaagccacccactgggggacagatttatgagagaaaaagcaataacaatcactaagaaaattatgaaacacttgtctttgatgaatacactacatgagtacttttattacaactcatccgagcgAAAAACTTAAGTATAGAAAGGGCAGAGTAAGTCTGCGTTCCTTGCtctgggctcgtcaatctggtgctcgacattgtaaaggcggtatgccccattatggagaactttagtgacgatgaagggaccttcccaagtaggagcaagcttgtatggtttttgctgatccactcggagaactaaatctccctcctggaaagcttgactcttcacatttctggcatggaagcgacgtaagtcctgctggtaaatggttgatcagatcaaggccatctctctttcttcttctagaaggtcgaccgtgtcctgtcgggcttgctctgcttcagcttcggtgtacagttcgactcggggtgcgttgtgaagcaggtcactcggtaagactgcttcagctccatagaccaagaagaacggagtcctcccagtcgatcggcttggcgtggtccttaacccccaaagcactgatgaaagttcgtcgacccatgcaccggctacgtgcttgaggtcacgcatcagtctgggtttcaaccctttgagaattaagccatttgcgcgttctgcttgaccattcgactgggggtgagcgaccgaagcatagtcgactcgtgtaccttgagatgtgcagaaagctctgaattcttcggagtcgaaatttgacccattgtctgtgatgatgctgtgtggaactccatatctgaataccaactccctgatgaagctgacggcggtgccggcatccagattcttgatgggtttagcctcaatccacttagtgaacttgtcgactgctaccaacacatgggtgtagccgtttctgcctatcctcagaggtccaaccatatccagtccccacacagcaaagggccagacgagtggaatggttttcaaggctgaggcgggtttgtgtgacatattggagtaaaattgacatccttcacacttgtcaactatctctttcgccatctcatttgctctgggccaatagaaaccagctcggtatgctttagccacgatggtccgagaagacgcatgatggccgcaggtccccgagtggatgtcgttgagaatcattcgaccttcttctggtgttatgcatttctggctgactccagtcacactttctctgtataactgtcccctcatgacggtgaaggctttggatcggcggacgatctcccgagcctcttcttcattctcggggagctcttttctcagaatataggcgatatagggcactgtccaatcgggagtgatgaccagaacttccatgaccaagtcgaccacagctgggacctcgacttcagtcggatctgtggcgctttttggctgcgggacttcctcagtgaaaggatcttcttgaaccgacggcgtgtgaacatgctccaaaaacacaccactcggaatggcttccctcttggaacctatcttcgccaagtcatcggctgcttgatttttcagtcggggaacatgatggagctctaatccctcaaatttcttctccggctttctgactgcattgcagtatccagtcatggctgggcttctgacgtcccactccttcatcacttggttgactactaagtccgagtcaccgtagaccatgaggcgacggacgccgagtgaaatggccatacgcaacccgtacaagagtgcttcgtattctgcttcattgttggaggaatcaaagtgaatctggagtacatatctgagcttatctcctcggggggaaaccaagaccactccggcaccggaaccattcagaattttggagccatcgaagaacatagtccagtgctccgagtgaacttgggttggtaactgctgttcagtccactcggcgaggaagtctgctattgcttgggacttgatggctttctttgtctctgttgtgcagaatctctgataagggggcgtcggtgacgactgtgataatatggtcagagaagtagtgagcaactttcttcgtggtcatataaatcccgtatacaagcttctgataatgagggtatcgttgcttggatggggtcaggacttcggaaatgtaatacacttggcgctgaactttgaaggcttttccttcctcttcccgctcgaccgtaagtacagtactgacgacttgtcctatggctgcaatgtaaagtagCAAAGGCTCTTTgatgattggggcagcaagcaccggctgggtggaaagcagggttttaactctgcaaacgctgcatcagcttctggagtccactcgaacttgtctgacttcttcatcagacggtaaagaggcaatgccttttcaccgaggcgagagatgaatcgacttaatgcggccaagcatccagtaagtttctagacatcgtgcacacgcacggggcgtttcattcggagtatagtgccaactttttctggtttagcatcgattccccgttcggaaacgagaaaaccgagtaactttccaccaggaactccgaatgtgcattttgatggattaaacttgatatcatacctctagaggttggcaaatgtttcagctaggtcagtcagcaggtcggaacctttccgtgacttgaccacaatgtcatccatgtatgcttccacattccgactgatttgagtgagcaaacacttctgaatcatcctcatgaacgtggctccggcattcttgaggccgaatggcatggtgacataacagaagcacccgaatggggtgatgaaagccgttttgatctcatcgggtccaaacagacggatctgatggtacccggaataagcgtccaagaaagaaagtcgctcGCATCCCGCaatcgagtcgactatctggtcgatgcggggaagaggaaaatgatctttcgggcagacccgattgatatgcttgaaatcgatgcacatgcgaagagaattgtcttttttggggaccatgacgacattggcgagccactcggagaggtaaatctcttggataaactccgctgctaggagccgagccacttcttcgccaatggcctttcttttctggac
Above is a window of Triticum aestivum cultivar Chinese Spring chromosome 6B, IWGSC CS RefSeq v2.1, whole genome shotgun sequence DNA encoding:
- the LOC123139778 gene encoding uncharacterized protein, with amino-acid sequence MVLDDKAGELAGKKNDLELYLGGLAKKMFLMLEEFCQNFEEETSRVETGLDPINSPVKDETAMNVLRLESRIAAVVDYLARLKAAVSCIDTSLRPEETLQNDLELDA